TGTAACCCACTCACAAATCTTTCGTCTTTGTTCCAAAGTAAATGTGTAGCTGGTCTTGGgtttgaacaccttaccattgttcgtAGACTGCAAATATAATTCaggtcgcctgcaatattcttgtaagtctagTCTAGctttcgggttatcttttgtcttattcttatcatccatcactgtgttaaacaaattgtcaaaatagttcctctcaatatgcatgacatcaagattgtGTCGGAGAAGAGTATCCTTCCAATATGGAAACTCCCAAAATATGCTATGTTTTGTCctgttatgagtaacaccatatccagAAAATCTAAAAGGTAGGGCCTCAGTAACTTTAGTAAAGTTCTGAatcctctcccaaatttccttacCGGACAAAATTGGAGGTGACAAATCATGTTCAACTGTATTCTTTTTGAATGTATTCATCATCCTTCTGAACTCATGATCAACTGACAAGAACTGacgatgacaatcaaaccatgactgcTTTCGGAAGTGTcttaaagtgaacgctttaccatttttcatgcagtaaggacatgctAACTTTCCAGCAATTATCcgcccagacaacattccatacgcaagAAAATTATTAATGGTCCACATTAAATTTGCATGCAAATTGAAATTTTGCTTAGTTGATATGCCATATGTCTCAACTCCATCATACCAcaactgttttagctcatcaattagaggttgcaaatatacattaATCAAACTCTTTGGATTGCGCGGACCGGAAATAACACAACTTAAGAAAATATATGAACTAGTCATACACATTTCAGGCAGAAGATTATACGGCGTAATAAAGACTAGCCAGCATGAATATGGTGTTGCAGAAACAAAAACTGGCGTGAAACCATCAGCATACAAACCCAACCGAACATTCCTCGGTTCACTAGCATAATCTGAATACGTCCTATCAAAACGCTTCCAAGCttccccatctgaaggatgacacataacaccaggcgaccttctattttcatagtgccatctcatatgaggagcggaactcatcgatgcgtacaacctctttaatctaggaataagaggtaaataatgcatcgactTCATAACAACCTTCTTCCTGCTGGAAACCCGCTTAAAACGAGGTTTCTCACAAAATTTATAACTTTCTAAATCTgcatcacccttataatacaacatgcaACTATCTTCACAACAATCGATTCTCATAGATGAGAGTCCTAACTTATAAGCCAGTCTTTTAACCTTATAGAAATCTTCAAgtatgttgaaagttgggtcaactaAATCACTCATAATGCCAATGAAAGAATCCATtcccgcttgagaaatattggtatttgTTTTGATATTTAATAATCTAACCGCAACAAAAAACTGAGAGTACATACTCCCTTCACTTAGTGCACGACTACcggcctctaactgttcataaaaatattttgcctcttcgttaggagtttgttcaacactttcatggggTTCAAattcgaagtgcatcccaaaagcatctgcAACCATTTCATGGTACCTAGGATGTTGAACGTTATTCCCTACCGACCTACTACTTTGACCAACATCTATTttatgaaatacaccatcagTACCATCAACCTCTCCATGACTTGTCTACACAAAATAATTATTCATAAACCCCTTTCTATAAAGATGAGTCTTAACATCTTCCGATCCCAAAAAAATCCAAACATTTGCACATCACACAAAGACACCTAATCATCCCTCCAAACTGAATGGGTTCAAGTGACGTTGCATGCCTAATAAATTCATTAAcccttctataaattcctccctaGAAAATCGACGATTAagataattcctattatacatccaactacgatatttcatttacacaaagaaaaaataaattgcatgttatattaatttgaaagttcacatatattcctaaataagttcttttaaaattcaattaaacgaagtaatttgaaagttcacaTATATCCGTAAATAAATTCTACTTTTAAAGGATTTATAATCTAATTATCTTTGTCTTAAGTCATGCATATAACTTTGttcttaaaataaaaatttaaatatttaacgaAATATATCATAAGTTGTAACCCTAGCATAATCTTAATCTTCTAACATAGAAATTCTAGTATAAACATAATCAATAAAAGTAAATCCTAAATTTAATTAAACATTAACTAAACCCAAATTTatacaattaaaataatttaaaaaatacttaaATTTAAAAATGTAGATAACTAACCTTGAAATGCTAGGAGAGGAGGTTTGATTTTGGGTGGTAGAGGATGACCAGTGTGCTATGGGTGCCGGCGGAGCAGTGGTGGCGGTAGAGACAGTGGGTGCCGACAGAACAATGTCGGGGGAGGGGAGGAAGACTTCTAGGTGCTTTGTTTTTGGGTGAGGAGGGAGATAAGAGTTGACTTTGGGTGGGGATTTGGGGGAATCACGACTGTAGGGAGGAGAAGAAGAGATATggaagagagatagagaaaagAGGGAAATGGGGAAGAACCCGTCTGTGGCAGATCTAATTTGGAAATTTCCGACATCGGTCGGAAATTTCGGTCGGTAAATTTAAGTGACCTTTGACCGTTTGACCACGACCATTTCGACCGAAATCGCTCGgtaatataattttaaattttaaaaaaatatttaatttaacaACCGACCGAGATCGGTCGATTTTAGCCAAGATATAAATTAATTATAGGTACTATATAATATACAATTaattatgtatgtatatatatgtatatatcctccctccccccctcccccccccacacacacacacacatatatatatatatatatatatatattctccagccgtgtgatttgaccgagtatatatttttgttgctacaacttaagttttaatatagcactacatcttatagcaCTATACATTTTGTTTTTAAACATGTTATAGTGTGTTGAATTCCGATACTTAGATTCGATTGCTCCAGCATTAAAActcaatatatatttaatttactaAGGCCGTCATTACgtccgaagtcggtcggttttagCCAAGATCCAAATTATAAGTgctatttaatatttaattaattttgtatacacacacacacacacagatatatatatatatatatattctccaaTCGTGTGATTTGACTTAGTATATTTTATTGTTGCTACAACCTAAgttttaatatagcactacatcttatagtactatacattttgtttttaaatgtgttatagcATGTTGGATGCCGATACTTAGACTCAATTGCTCCAACATTAAAACACAGTATACATTTAATTTACTAAGGCCGTCAGTATGcccgaagttggtcggttttagcCAAGATCCAAATTATAGGtactatttaatatttaattaattttgtatgtATATATCGGGCGTACTGATGGcctttgtatgtatgtatgtatgtgaaTGTAtgtatacacacatatatatatacatatatatatacacacacacacatacatacatacatatatacatacatacatacatatgtgtgtgtatatacatacaaaattaattaaatattaaataagacCTATAATTTGGATCTTGGCTAAAACTGACCGACTTCGGGCGTACTGACGGCCTtagtaaattaaatatatattctcCAATCGTGAGATTTGATCgggtatatatgtgtgtgtgtgtgtgtgtgtgtttatgtatgtatatacatacaaaagtaattaattattaaatagtACCTATAATTtggacacacacacacatacatacatacatacatacatacatacatacatacatacatacatatatatatgtgtgtgtatacatacaaaactaattaaatattaaatagtaCCTATAATTTGGATCTTGgctaaaaccgaccaacttcgggCGTACTGACGGCCTtagtaaattaaatatatattctcCAATTGTGTGATATGACCGAGTATATGTGTGTGTATTTATGTATGTATATacatacaaaattaattaaacaTTAAATAGTACCTATAATTTGGATCTTGGCTAAAACCGACAGACTCTGGGCGTACTGATGGCCTtagtaaattaaatatatattgagTTTTAATGTTGGAGCGATCGAGTCTAAGTATCGGCATCCAACATGCTATAacacattttaaaataaaatgtatagtgttataagatgtagtgctataataaacttaagttgtagcaacaacaacatatactcGGTCAAATCAAACGGttggagaatatatatatatatatatatatatatatatatatatatatatatatatatatatattaggattttatatatatgtagattgtAAATAACAATAATCTATAAGCGTTTGACCATTTTGACCAAATCGATCGGTAACtttataattatattaaaaataattttttattattgaaaagataaTTGATCCTGGGCGGAAAAGAATAAATTGAAATTTTCGACCGACATCGGTCGGTAAactataattattttaattaaactttgtaattatattaaaaataattttttattatcgAAAAAAACAATTGATCTTGGGCGGGAAAAAATAAATTAGAATTTCCGACCTACATCAGTCGGTAttctataaatattttaattaatcttTTCTTTGGTAGATAGTATGCAAGTCTGACGAggctttggtcaaagattgaccaTTTTTCGACAGCAGTCGGTCAGAATTTTTAACTGTGTGAGATAAAGTAAATTTTCTTTGCTGTGAGACCACATTTTTCGACTGACTGCGGTTGGTATATTTATGTACAATTTGTTAATTAAATATTTTGACCAATTTCCTTTGTTTTCGACCGGCACCAGTCAGTTTTTTATTCCGATCAATTTCGGTCGGTATGCTCTGGAAGGATTTTGACGGTTTTCTAGTAGTGATATACTCCATCGTTTCATGCTATGTATCATGAGACGGAGTACAAAATCAAATTTACTTAATTTCCGGTATGAATTTGGATATATAAGCTTTaaatttgttaattttttttttatatatttagaaaTTATATAAAATGTATTATAAGTCATACGTAATAGTTAACTATTCAAAATATTAGtataatatttgaaaaaaaacACGATAATTTGTTTTTTGTGTCACATAAAGTGAACAAATGGTGTTATTTATTTCAAAATGACGTTCCCGAGCAATTTTCAGTCGATAATGTATACTAATTACATCTAAATCTCAAGCAAATTAAGGTTAAACGTATGAATTCTCACTATTCAATCGCTTCATTTAAATTCGTCAGTATAATGCATGCATGATATTTGTGTGCGAGAACATGATTTGCCCTCTTCATTTTTGGAACATTTGCACTTGGTTTTGAGGGATGAGATTTGTTAAGCAAACCAggtaaatattttggaaaatccCAAAATATTTGTGTGCGAGAACATTTGCCCTCGGCCATTTATCAAATACTTTCGCAAATCCCAAATGGAGATGGAGAGCTGGTTTATGGTTGAATTAGACACAAAAAATCATGAAACTTCTGCGTAAAGTAAATTTATTGAAGTAAAATCTTGGACTCAAAGGCTGCATTTCTTGGGAACGAATTTTTGAAAAGATAATTTCTCAGCTCCTGTTGCTCCATACATGTAAAGTTATCCATTTCGACATCCTTTAGCTTATTCTTCCAACATTTTAAAGGTAGAGATGCACAACATGTTATCTCATCTTCATCTGATACATCTTCATATATAAACTTCAGGGTACACTTCAAGCGTAGACTACGTCGAACAAAACATAGGGTGTCCAGCCGAGGACAGATCCAAAGCAAACTATCAAGAACGTCCTAAACTGAGTAATTCTCTGCAGCACTTCTAAATTCTATATACAAACAATCAGTATCAGAGAGTGGAGGAACCAAGTTTTTTCTCGTGTTCTTTGGTATAACTATCGCCTTTTCACTGTCGCACCCTAACACAATACCCTTTGATTGCTTGAAGCATCCAAGAAATCTCATGAGCTCGGAGTACCAATGACTATCAAGTGTCTCTCCCCGGTACAAGAATAGTTGCACTTTTAGAAAGGCTGAAGCTTTCAATTTGAGTGTAGGCAGCTGATTAATACAATAAGCATAAGAGAAGCTTGTTAAGTTAAGAGTATCCAGTTCAATATCAATCAGATTAGAGCAAAATGATACATCAAGATTCTCAAGCCGGTCACTTGAAATCTTGATTGTCTTCAATTCACTGCAACTGAGTAAGCACAAGTCTTCAAGATTGGGTAGATCACTTGAAAATATGTCCTGTAACACTTCATCGGTAACACCCACATGATGAAGGTACAATCTTTTCAATGATTTGCAAGCAGTTATTCCAATTACTTCCAACATCCAATCAATGTGAAGATTTTCAAGATTGGATGCTACAATATCAACCATCTGTAAATCATAAAGACAATCCAACCAAACACTCCTCAGTTTGGATAAAGTTCCTCCAATTTGTAAACTGGCTAGTCCGCGACATTCATTTATCTTTAAATCCTCTAAGTCACTGCAACTTTCACATACAGCTCGAATAAAGTGGTCGCTCAAAAGTGTCTTAGAGAGGTGTAACACTC
This sequence is a window from Nicotiana tomentosiformis chromosome 5, ASM39032v3, whole genome shotgun sequence. Protein-coding genes within it:
- the LOC138892903 gene encoding uncharacterized protein; the protein is MVADAFGMHFEFEPHESVEQTPNEEAKYFYEQLEAGSRALSEGSMYSQFFVAVRLLNIKTNTNISQAGMDSFIGIMSDLVDPTFNILEDFYKVKRLAYKLGLSSMRIDCCEDSCMLYYKGDADLESYKFCEKPRFKRVSSRKKVVMKSMHYLPLIPRLKRLYASMSSAPHMRWHYENRRSPGVMCHPSDGEAWKRFDRTYSDYASEPRNVRLGLYADGFTPVFVSATPYSCWLVFITPYNLLPEMCMTSSYIFLSCVISGPRNPKSLINVYLQPLIDELKQLWYDGVETYGISTKQNFNLHANLMWTINNFLAYGMLSGRIIAGKLACPYCMKNGKAFTLRHFRKQSWFDCHRQFLSVDHEFRRMMNTFKKNTVEHDLSPPILSGKEIWERIQNFTKVTEALPFRFSGYGVTHNRTKHSIFWEFPYWKDTLLRHNLDVMHIERNYFDNLFNTVMDDKNKTKDNPKARLDLQEYCRRPELYLQSTNNGKVFKPKTSYTFTLEQRRKICEWVTNLKMLEGCSSNLKKCVDMVEGKLTHMKSHDCHIFMKTLIPTAFCDFSENIWKPITEISLFFKDLCSTTLKEENIFQMNRNIHVISNKMERIFPCGFFHVIEHLPIHLVHEA